The proteins below are encoded in one region of Metallibacterium scheffleri:
- a CDS encoding oxidoreductase-like domain-containing protein, which translates to MSGEESVPPDDPRPQPPAAPEPGDCCGGGCTLCVFDLHEQALARYRLQLAAWLARHPQAHAPD; encoded by the coding sequence ATGTCCGGCGAAGAATCCGTGCCTCCCGACGACCCGCGTCCGCAGCCGCCGGCCGCGCCGGAGCCCGGCGATTGCTGTGGCGGTGGTTGCACCCTGTGCGTTTTCGATCTGCATGAACAGGCGCTCGCGCGCTACCGGCTGCAGCTCGCGGCGTGGCTGGCACGACATCCGCAGGCGCATGCGCCGGATTGA